In Juglans regia cultivar Chandler chromosome 13, Walnut 2.0, whole genome shotgun sequence, the DNA window AGAATGTGATGTCTGATTTGGAAAGTCTCAAATCTACCCCCAAAAAGGTACTCAACTTCTACTTTGTGGAGATTATTATGTCTCTTGTATATTTCTCCTGATGGTTATGGACAtggttttcttcccttttttttatttttctttgtttgttgctttctttgtgctttaaaaaaaaaaaacaacctagAAATGCATTGATAAAGAGACCTACCCCCACAATCGTTATCACTGACATCATCCACAATTTAGTGTTAAATAATTGTGGCTAAAGGTCATAGGCTCATGGGTAATGCTTATTGAATGACATAAAGCAGCACCGATTCAGCCTCAAAAACCTAGTGGATTCCGTCACAGAGATTGAAGAAAAAGTAGTTAGTGCAGCTTAAATATAtccaaaatagtatttttatttttattattatttttgcagGCTAAAGGGTGGAatctgtttttcattttttttttttttttttcaagtaaacgtaatctcattaaaaaaatgcagAGGGGGAAATCCAAGTACacattccaaatattttttttatcatctaacaaAAAGAAATTGTGAGTGCAATAATTGTGGTTCAAAATATACATGAAAGAGAATAGAGgttgattaaatatttttctaatacatGATTGGAGTCAAGAAATTGTTAAAACAGGTTTTATTCATCTATTAAAAtagttggtttttcttttttgcggTGCTATTCCTACCGCTAGTGCTTttggaatgttttttttttttattgtatttttttacatgtattttttaacacatttaaatatatttaaaaaattaaaaaaaaatcataatattattgaaaagtatttacttaattattaagtaaaaaaataataaaaaatacaaaatttacaacGATAAAAACTAATAGAAGAAATTAGTGATAAGAGgagtatttcttttcttttttttaatggaatctgtttctcatatattttagtGCCTGTCCATGTCTTTTAGACAAATGAATCCCAGTCAAGGATCCAACTTGCCCATTTGGATTCCATTATGTGACAATAAATCGTTTATAattccaaagaatattttgtttttttttttttttttctttggtgccTGTGCGATTCAAAATCACTTCCTTTATTATAAGATCTAATATCACACTCAGAACGAGGCGTTGGAATACAAGTCATGACTTTGCAAAgctttatataaattttaataagtgGTGTAGACTGAAAttaagttaaatattatttcaatatgACATTAAGTTCTGTAAACATTAAGCATAGTTTAGATAGATagtaaattgagttgagttgagttgagttaaaagttgaataaaatattgttagaatattattttttaatattatttttgttttgagatttgagttaagttatttattgtattttatttagaagtttaagaaagttgtaataattatgtTGAAACCAAAAAATCGCACAACAAGCTGGAAatggagaaagagtcattcccaaCCCATGATGGTGTTTTTGGCCTCGATCGGCGTGGTTTGGAGCCTCCGATAGTGGTCTAAAGTAGTTATACGGTATTCGTACGTACATCCATAAGAGTGAACAGGAACTAAATgcaggaaaaataaatggagaaagagatatagatttacgtgattcgacaCTAGACCTACGTCCATGAGTCGTTTGGAggaaaaattcactataatatggGTATTTTATAGTCTTTCATGATCTCTTATTTCTCACTGTATAATGGATGTCAAAAACCTATTTGTTGGATGAGATATTCTCATTGGAGCTCTTGTTGTGAGGTTAAAGGAGTTGTAAAAGAAGTCGAAGAAAAAATCTCTGGAGTCGTTTGGCTTTCCCCTTTTATCTGATACCAGCCCTCTTTCTGCATACCCCTCGGTAGTGGTGAGGAATGATAGACTTTTTCCTTGCGTGTCTGACCTCCTCTATTATCTCcactttctcctttttcttttcatttacgtctcttcttttcctttcctctaacactttattttctcttgttctctcattgtctctcattcctctctttttattatcttctattGGAGACCCTTTGATGGACTGAGCCTAagatattttatccccttcagATTAGAtgatttcactatctaaactagGCCTAAGTTTTGTATTTCAATAAGGTATAAAATGTATGTCTATCttcattttaccttttttttttttttgaatgaaacatactcatttcattaataaatcgaagttacaaatgtgattTATCAATACAAGAAGTTCCAATACATAGGAAATCCAgtctataagccaactaacgcAACAGGTCtggggcttccccacacacaaatacatttgtggaggacattgtcttaacttctaatcaaactctCTCGTAACTAAGAAAGCACTCTgtaaaaacataacttaatgGCCCTCTCTTTCCTCCCAGGGaagaagagtacgggacactgctatggacatcaaatcctATAGCctaattgtattttattaaaaactaaactaacaaacaactacaaataaccacattaacaattacaagaccacaagctctgGTGAGACCCCAGGCATCACACCCACCGCAAGCATCATCATCTCGAGCCCTGGTGGAACGAGCACCCAGCGTACATATGGACCACAACAGCCCTGCCGTATAACCACCGGCCGTAGCATCGCCCATCACTCTCGAAAGCCTTGCCCCGAATTACGTCTGATCTAAAGGCCCAAACCTCCCTCGGGTCAACAAAAACAACATCAATACCAGAAATaaaacaactacaaaacactgaaacggacaacaacaaagaaacaaaatacaaaaatagaacaaaaaatacaaaacggaTAAACAGTACACAATGGTCGGCATTGTTTCGTGCAAAAACTATTCACGCTGGGAGAAAAGCCGACGGTCACACTTGGAAGACCCGGAGTCAGAGGTTCCACAACAACCGAGCGTGGTGTCGGGAGAGGGCTCCTCGGTGGTGCGTGAAGGCCATGCACCAACGCTGTCTGAAATTTTGTCCCGCATGTGCGGGCTACGCACCACTCCGATGGACGCCGCATTtggaggtcttgaagatcggcggttGGGCGTCATaccggtggggcgcgtgtagagaTGTGATGGCTGGAAAGACTCAAACGGCaatcctcccttattcggcctaaaaacaaaaaatataacaaaaaaacactacacagaaATTAAATAGACAGAAAAAAGGAAGAGGGCATTTGGggcgaggagccgaagctcccaccccctttcaaCAGATCTGGTGTTTAGGGTTAGAGAGAAATgggggtttgggtttgggtttcgCAGAGAGAAAGGGTGCTCCCTTTCATTTTACCtttgatttgaaatattaaGGCAttgtttggtttcacaaacttTTGAATTATCTCTTcttatattatcttatctcatctcaatatccaaataccatttaaacacaaatattttttatacttggACTATCGATAGGTGGTCCCGAGACATTTTtctgattcaatttttttcttttttctttatttttttacataatgattaaggaattatttttttaatgatattgtgaatttgatttttaaatatttaagggtatgaaaaaagtgtgaaaaaaaaGGCCAAATGACCTTTTATCGGGAGTATCTCTCGAGCTACATCCTCAGTGAGTGTAGcacaatcatttttcaattttaaattttaaatttttaaacttttttatctaatcattacaaattttccaaacttccaaacaaaacataaaaatataattgaacttttttcaaatcttaaacacaaaaatgatattttaaccctcttttaactttataattttttattcaatttattttttctctattttttcaaaacttaataaaaaatttaactcaaattattttattattatatataaattatcttattattatttataaaaaaaaaatgtatcccCTTTTATATGCGTAAGCAAACGagatttaagaaaaaagaagaatcgAAAGCTaactaaaatctcaaatatcCGTATTTGAGTAATCATTaggtatatttttcaaaatatggaCACGTGATGCTCttaggttacgtttggatgttgaagtgatttgagttgagttgagttgagttgagatgataaaatattgttagaatattattttgtaatattatttttattttgagatttgaaaaagttaaattatttattatattttgtgttagaatttgaaaaagttataatgatgagttgagatggattgatgatccaaacgaagcctattATAGGACgacatatcaaataaaattaatatttatataaataatttgaattatataatatgaagtGATAGTATGAGAGTACCATTTAGataagatttaaataatgaaatgagatgagataattttaaataaaagttgaataaaatattgttaaaatatttattttaatattattattattttgagatttgaaaaagttgaattgtttaatatattttatatgagaatttatgaataataataaaataatttatgaatagtaatacaATTGTCcgaattgagatattttatgaggttttgaaaaataaaagagaaaaagttgaaaatattataaagttaaaatattattaaaatattatttttattttgtgatttgaaaaagttgaattatttcttatgttttgtttggtagtttggaaagttataatgattagatgaaaaaattgaatatttaaaattaaaaaatacttgtgtttatttatttaaatattaagattagattagattatatgagatttagaaacttttagtttctcaaataatttattaggaTTAAGAGCTCATGAAGTGTGAAATAGGgctttaaaaataaaccgaGAAACTGGCCTGAATCGGATCAGATTGGttggttcggtccgattttgaACTGGTttggtccggaaccggttcttCCATTTTAAAAATTGGTCATAACCGGTTCGGTCTCGGTTTTATGTTTTCTAGGacaggaccgaaccggttcgtatatttatatatttttaaataatttttatattatatatcatttttataaattataattatatatgaaataatgttatattataatttataacataaaattttaatattaaatatgaacatttatttgatcatatgctttaaatataaaatatatattaattatattttatggcttaataaattttcaacatattcattttgataaatatattagtaatactaacatacattattatattaattagtatattatactaacatataataatagcattatactaatagtattaatatatactaatagtatttatattactaatatttataaaatttaatatatataaatataagaaattagaaatttaatatatattaaaaattagataattggatcaaaattgataaaatcgaaaatatcaatttataaaaaattagtgccatatcaatttttaaaaatataaaatgggTGTATATAGATTGAGTCCCAAAATTTATACACCGAACCCTTTGTACATTCTTAGGAGTGGTTTGAattaagagatgagttgagatagtttgtgaataataaaataaaagttaaattatttattatattttatgaagaaatttaagaaagttgttttgaaatttaaaaaaattgaattgtttattatattttatgtaaaaatttaaaaaaaatataataataaaatgagataaattaaaataattacgaatacaaacgagacccAATGTGAACACCCAATCAATCAAATCGGACTTTTCTGAAATTCGGGTAAAGTCATAAAGCAGTAAAGTTCACAACGGAAATCCAATTCTACAAGTTGTCGATGGTAGCGTATAAAACAGGAAATTGATAGGTTGGAACTTTGAACTAAAGCGAAAACCTTTGACCATCAAACCAGAGTTGGTGAAAGCCCGGTTGAATTAGATCTCAAACTTCTGTTCTTACTGTTTATATTTATCATGATTCATGACTGTTATGATAATgagaaatcaatttttttttataataaatgagttgagattaaagttaaaaattaaataaattattttaaaatatatattttaaatattattattattttaaaatttttaaaaaaattaaattatttattttattttatgttaaaatttgaaaaaattgtaaagattagataaaatgaaattaaatgaattgagagtagctatgaaaacaaacaaaatcaaatttttggaATCTTCTCTcgtgttgaaattttttttgttttgaaaggaaaatgaggaaCCAAAAGTAAGTTCAGATATTGACAAggaaaataatcaaatgaaagaaaggaagaaagatcCATACTTGGGTCAATTGAGTTCTCAAAGGTCAGAAAAAGAGCATTTTCAAGCACAATCTCCTCCTTTTATGACTCATTTTTGCATTAAAATCACAAGGTTTGTAAAGGGATCATGACAAATGAGAACCAcacacatgaagaagaagaagaagaagaaccctcgtccctttttttaaattttcttcttttccaatgGGTTGTGTTGTACTTTTTCACAAGCCATACCATTCTAGAAAAGCCCAAAGGAAAACAATGAAAAaggctaatttttttttaaataacaaatataataataatattattattttaagaatggAAAATGCAAAAAATTGAGGGTTCAACTTCTCTTTTGAGAGCAGCCACTCCATCTCAAGGTGTTAACTCCGTCGTCtaagattttaatggaggagaATCGCAGAGGGAGCGAGAGATTCCTCCATTACTGTAAATAAAGGGGACGAGATCTCTTTCAAATCGGCGCGGCGACTCTACGATCACTCACTCTtcctaaatatattttaaggcAATTTTAAGAGAATGCTGCTTTATTTCTGTGTCCGGCAAGATTTTAATCCCTATCGCTTTTCATTTCCGTCTTCCCTGCAAATTTTCATAGCACTCAAGTACATCCCAATTTCTACAAATTCTAAGAAATGTTTCGATCATCACCATTTCCCAACATTCCAAAGACACTAATTTCCAATTTTTCAAACCACCTGATTACACTACTAAACATCAAAAGGAGAATCGAAAAAAGAGGATTGCAGATTAAACTGCAGGCATAattcataatttccttcttGCTGTTATTGTTCAATCGGAGGGAGGGGAAGAGAGAAAGTGTTGAATGTGATCGAGGAAGGTGAGGTGCTGAGGCCTATCCTTCCGCTTCACATAACCCTTGGTCTCCCTCTCCGTATAAGCGTTCAATCCCTTCCTCCCATTCTTCATCCACAGCTCCATCGCGTAGCTCCTGTGCGCGTAGTACGCCTCCGCGCTTGTCAGCCCCTCGGCGCCGCACGGCATGCTAAAAGCACCACTGATCCCGCCATCGGCGTTATCACGGGGCTCTAACTCTAACAGAATGGGGAGCCTCTCGTAGTGGCCGCGACTGGTGCCCTCCAACTCGTCCATCCTCGCCAGTCCCTTAATCGACACCGCGTAGAGCTCGCCGTGGACTCGCTGGCCGCAGCCGGGGATGTCAAGGAGGAAGGGGACCCGGTAGGGCCCGCATACCAGCGGGTAGTTTTCCGTGGTGCGGACGGTACCGATAAAGGCGGCGTCTCCGGTTCGCATCAGCTCCTGCATTAGAGTGTGGTTGGAGAACCCACGCTTCAGCGTCCCGTAGGTGAATATGAGGCTTCGGCGCTCGTCCTGCATCCTCTCTTCTGCAACCATGATCACCGGTAAAGAATGAATGGGAATCTTCAAGGTGCAATGGCGGATAGAAAATGGAGaatggaagaagatgatgagaagATGAGATTACGTATGTTTGTGGTGAATGGGAAAGAGGCTTCGGCTGAGATTCGATTCGAGATACGGTTAGTTCGGGGAAAGGAGTCCTATTTATAATATGAGTTTGCGGAAGGCTTTACAATttccaaattaataaaaaataactattaatgcCAAAGCTTTGAACATGTTCAGAGGCAAAgagaaaatt includes these proteins:
- the LOC109012400 gene encoding putative gamma-glutamylcyclotransferase At3g02910, with product MVAEERMQDERRSLIFTYGTLKRGFSNHTLMQELMRTGDAAFIGTVRTTENYPLVCGPYRVPFLLDIPGCGQRVHGELYAVSIKGLARMDELEGTSRGHYERLPILLELEPRDNADGGISGAFSMPCGAEGLTSAEAYYAHRSYAMELWMKNGRKGLNAYTERETKGYVKRKDRPQHLTFLDHIQHFLSSPPSD